The Natrinema amylolyticum genome includes the window TCGAAAGGGGTGTTTAGCCGAGATAGCCTAGATCCTCCAGTCGGTCCTGTACCTCTCCGTCCTCGATATCCCTTCGAGTCACATCCCGGTCGGGACCGACCGACCGGCCCTCCGCGTCGGTGTGAGCCGTTAGCCGGTCACGGAGACAGTCAACAACCGCCGGATGGTCACTAAGAACATCCCGCTGTTCGTCAGAATTTCTCTCATGGTCAAACAGTAGTTCCTCGTCGGTAGTCTCATTTCGGATATACCGCCACCGGTTGGTACGAACGCTCCCGTTGTACGCGGGGGTGAGGTCAGCCTCGCTGAACGCAGCCGGTTCCGACCGGAACTCGGGCAAAGTTTCGTCATCCGTCGGCGTCGGCATATCAGTCTTATTTGCCGCGTAAGATGTATCCGCGAACAGCGACCGCCCAGAGAACGACGCCGGAACATCACCTCCTGCATGCTCAACGAGAGTAGGTGCCACGTCTACGAGTTCTGTCACCCTGTCACAAGGAGTGCTTCTGCGACCCGGATCACGGAGGATAAGGGGAACGTGAGTCAGTTCGTCGTAGAGTTGGTGAGGGTGGGAGTAGCGACCGTGCTCGTAGAACTGCTCGCCGTGGTCGGCTGTCACGACGGTTAGGGTTTCCTCAAAGAGGCTCCGTGCGCGGAGCGCATTGAAGAGGTCGCCGAGACACTGGTCAGTGTACTCTACTTCAATACGGTACAGTTTTTTGAGTTGCTCATGCTCAGACTCGGTCACTTCGTCAGGGCGCTTCAGAGCTTTGCGCCAGAGGTGTTCCCCCTGGTACTTATTCAGATAGGCATTCCCAGACTTAGCTTGATATGGCCCGTGAACGTCCATATAGTGTAACCAGAGGAAGAATGGTCGGTCATCGTCACGACCATCAAGCCACTCGACCGCGCGCTGGTTGAGTTTCTCTGCCGGGAGATAGGCATGTTTTCGGAACACTCGGAGTAGTTTGTCTGTGAGTATCTTGGCTCGACCCGAGAAGCGGTCGAGCCCCGAGAGCGGAAGCCGGGCATCAAACTCGTCGAAGCCCTTATCGAAACCGAATAAGTTTGAGAGCAGCGGGTTAGAATGGAACCCTGCCGTCTGGTAACCCTGCTTGCGGAGGACTTCTGGAATCGTTGGTTCGTCGTTAATGTAGACGCCGACCGTCTTATCAGAGAATTCAACATACTGGAGGCCGCTCGGATATTTAGACGTGAATAGTGAGGGCATTGAGAACGTCGTGAAGGGCCCCTGTGAGAAGGCGCGCTCGTAAACGGTTCCACTCTCAGCAAGAGTATTGTACGTGGGTGTGTCGTAGTCGGACTCGTAGATGGCGTCGGCTCGAAGGGAGTCTATCGTTACGAGTAGTATATTATTTCCTTTTGCCATTTTTGATCCGTGATCTCTATAGTAATATGATTGTGAGAGTAGGAAAGAGAAGCTTATGATTTGCTGGTCAGACTATACTATGGCTCGATCGTAGGTTGATGTGATTTCTTTTAAGTGGGTTTCAACTGGAAACTCAGAGAACGCCCGTTGAGCCGCTTGTTCGCCCATTTGTCGACGTCGCTCCTCATCTTCGACCAGTGTGTGGAGTCGGTTAGTAATAGTATCTGCACTGCCAGTCTTTGGGATGAGATAGCCAGTTTCTCCATCAACAATCTGTTCTGGAATTCCGCCGCTTCTGGAACCTACGATTGGTTTCCCAGCAACCATTCCTTCTAAGACGACGCCTGGGAAGGGGTCGTCGTGGCGAGGTATGTGGACGAGGACGTCAGCGGCAGTGATAGCAGAAACTATGTCAGGATAGAAGCCGGTCATATGGACATTTGAATGTTTTTCAGTCCGCTTTCGAAGCTCCTTTTCGTAGTCTTCGTAGCCTTCCACGCTTCCGCCGACAATTGCGATCTCCATATCGACATCATCACTCATGATATCAGCTACATCTAGCATCCGGTCCTGTCCCTTGTTTCGAGTCAGTTTCGAGACCTGCAACGCTAGGAACGACGAGTTGTTTATTCCAATATCCTTCCGAAATGTAGTTCCATCAGTTCGGCCGTCAAACCTCTCCGGCGACGGAAGGCCATCGTAAACGACATTGACTTTCTCGCTTTCGATACCGACTTCCTTGAACATCACTTCTCGAGTCCGTTCAGAGACACAAACGATTTCATCGGCGAACAGCACGACGAACCAAGAGAGGAGCACTCGGACTACTTTTGATTGTAGGCAGGCCCGGACATGACAAACTGTATCCGCACCTCCGAGTTTACCCGCGAGGAGACCGAACGGGTAACGAATTTCGTTGACGTGGATAATATCTACGTTCTCACGTCGAAGGAGAAGCGTGAGTGAAACTACCGACAAAAGGGTAGACCAAATGTACAAGAGATGTCCGGCAAAAGACCGCTGAGCGCGGAGTGGTTCGGTCCGATGGAATCGAAGGTCTATTTCTGCGTCTTGGTACCATGACGCGATTCCATCGTTGTTGGGAAGGACTGCGATAGACTCCCAACCTCGGTCACGAACTCTGTCAGCTAGCCTATACATCCATTGGGATGCACCACTATGTATTTGGGTAGTAGAACCGTAATAAAGAACCTTCATCTATCAGTAGATGCTTCTGAAGCATACTATATGATTCCTTCGGCATAGGAGGATAGGAAACTCAATGGGGTGGGACCAAAGGCGAGATAGATAATGTAAAGTTCGGACGTTATAATCTCAGGGCATGATCGATAGCCTATGCGACGAATTACAATCTCTTGATATCAAAAATGTATTTATATACGTTGGAGATGCTGTTCGATGGGACTATCTCCCAGACGAAGTCGCGTCGGCAGGAACTGTCGTAAAGACAGTCGCGTCCTCTATTCATAGCCCACCCTCGTTCGCCTCACTAGCGACTGGGCGCTATCCGCCGAACCACGGGGTGTTCTCGTTCTCGAATCAGGTAAATCCCGACGTGCCAACTATATTCGATTTGAAGGACTACGAGACACGGTTCCTGAACTCCGTTCGTGAACAATCTCATGACGTCGATCCAATTCATTCAGTGCTTCGAGAACAACCGCCTGACGTAACTACCCCGTTCGAAAACATCTCGTCGCCGTTCGTAGTGATGGAACGCGGCCCAGGCGGTCATGCTCCGTATGGAGACTTTGATGGTACTGCCTGGGAGTATTTCCGCGCCCGAGGCGGAGCACCAATAGAGTGTATCCGTTCGGAGTACAGACAGGCAGTTGAAGCAGACGCTACTGCCTTCCAGCAGAGACTAGATGACCTTGCAGATGCAGGACTAACTGAAGATACGTTGGTAATCTATACATCCGACCATGGCGAACTACTGGGAGAGGATGGTGGGTTAGGTCACAACGCACCGATGCGGCCTGAACTGGTCTCTGTCCCAACTGTATTCGTTCACCCCGATATCGGAATCGGAAAGGTGGCTGACCAACACTTCCGACATGTAGACTTACTGCCAACCATCATGTCAGTACTATCAACTTCACTCAATAGTGAACTGGATGGACAGGCCGTAACTGACGGCCTATCTGATGATCCAGGACTAACTTTCTACGAGAGTTCATTTCTTCCAGATAACATTCCATTCTTCGATGGGAATCTCCACTATGAGGGCGCGTGGGATGCCAGCGGAGGATACACATTTGCCAAGGGCGGACGGAGCAATAGGCTCGCTATTCTCTTTGGTAAGACTGTGAAAAGTTCGAAACGTTCCTACCTCCATCGGAATATCAACCGGGCCACCAAGTCATACTGGGCAGATGAGATGTGCTTTGGGCAGCCCGGCTTTGAACGTGATCAAGCGCTGGATCACCTTCGAAAAGTTAAGGAGCGGAAAGTGGCTTCGACTTCAGTTGACCTGACTGGAGATGCTGAAGACCATCTACGTGATTTGGGATATCTCTAAGCCAAATACGATGGTGAATTTGGGGCTGGGAGAATCAATGTTGAAATCTTTCTGGAGGTCTTCGTAGATCTCGAGCGTCTTGCGATCATATTGCCGCACATGAAGTGAGCAGCCAGCTCCGCTTTTGAGAATATTGATGGTAGAAAGATATCCTATGGTTTGTCATATGACGTATCATAGATGTCCAGTTCAGAATGGTGTAAAAAGACTATAAGAAACATTCTCGGCTAAAGTCCTGTTATTGGTCTACGCCACAAGAGCACTGAACAAACCACACCGTTTGGCTCCGACCATGCGCAAGCGCGGCCCCTCTTCCGGTTGGACATAGCTCTCTGACACTTCGTCCAACCGAAGGTACCGCAGAGATTGTTAGCATCCTTGCAGTCCTTCTTCCGTTTCTGATCTTTGAGCTAATCCACTTGTGCAGATAGCGAGAGCCCCATTCAACACTTTGTGAAGTCTATCGTAGATCGTAAAGTAGTCGCTTCCCACTTCCAATACAGTTCTACTGCCAGCGTACTATGAGGGCATCAAGGCCCACGTCGGCACCGCGGACTTCTTCGGTGACTTTGCCTTACTCGTCAAGGACAGTGGCCTATTCTTTGCGCTTGTAAACATTAATGCCGGACAATGATCGTCATAGTACCCTCTGTGGTCCTAAATGTCGGAAGCGGAACGACATCTCTCTGGGCTTGCAGCCGCGGTCGATCCCGGTTAGTCGGGCTGTGCTTCCAATTCCTCCGTACCTTCCCGTCGAAGATCCGTGAGTCTTTCACACTTGGATATACATATGTATCGATGTTAAGAGCATTATAACGTACTTGACGCTTGGGGGTTCAGAAGAAATCCTCACAAAATTACTTTCGTTATAATCCCGAGTCACAAATGTAACCAATCGCGCCAAAGGATAACGTTCTTACCCCGACAGTGAATGCTAATGGACGATGCCATCAGAACGTCCTAATATTCTTTTCGTCGTTCTAGACACCGTGAGGGCACGAAGCCTCTCCCTCTACGGTGCGTCACATAATCCCGATGTGACTCTTTCTCGTCTGGCCGCCGACGGTGACCTATACACGACAGCTATCGCTCCGTCAGCATGGACGCTTCCCTCTCATGTCTCGATGTTCACAGGGGAGTTACCGTCGGAACACGGAGCGACTGGTCCCGCTGCCTCGCTAGATCCCGGCGGCTCGCTCCCTCAACGGTTGGCTGCGGCGGGCTATCAGACGTTCGGCGCGAGCGCGAATCCATTCATCGGTTCGAAGAACAGTTTTGCAGATGCCTTCGATGAATTCTGCCACCTAATCCCGACGCCGACGACCCGTCTATTCGAACGTGGTAACGACGCGCTCGATTTGGCTCGAAATATCGACGCCACCGGATTAGGGAAACTTCCCGTAGCCGGGCGTCGTATCGCTGCCACCGACGCCCCGATCCGCACCGCGACTAATCTACTGTGGTACCAGCTAAGCCGTCGTCAGTCTAGCCGCGAACGGAGGAATCGGGCCCTTTCGGGGGGCACAGAGATCACCCGTGAGCTAACGCAGTTCTTCCACAGAACAGACGGGCCGTTCTTCGCATTTGCGAACTATATGGAGGCACACAGGCCCTACTGTGCTCCCAAATCGTACATCGAACAGTATTATCCTGACGACATTGATATTGACCCAGATGATGTCGACTTAGACCCCTGGGCGCATATCCTCGGGGTAGACGAGCACACGGCCGCGGAGATTCGGGCTGCAAAGGCGCTCTATACCGCGGCGATTGCCTATTTGGATGACCAGATTGAGCTGTTACTGGACGAGATGGACAACGCTGGCATTCGAGAGAACACTATTGTCGTCGTGACGAGCGACCACGGCGAAGCCTTCGGTGAACGTGGCCGACTTGATCACAATTGCCTGTATCAACCTGTCACTCACGTCCCTCTGATCATCGACCATCCCGGCCGCGGGCACTCAGAGACAACTCGGCCTGTGAGCCTTCGGTCACTGTACCCGACGTTGTTGCATGCAGCTGGTATTGACGATGCCGATGGGTCATCGCTGTTTGCTCATGAGGCTACTAAGGAACCAGTTGTCAGTCAGTACCTGGACCTACATGTAAAATATCTTGATAGACGGTTCGAAACCGAGAGAGTTGATCCATATCGGGAACGCCTCCAGTCGTCATTCTCCTCAACGCATCAACTTCTGGTCGGCGAGAGAGGTACAGAGGAACTCTTGTCCATGAATGGACGGGCCAAACCGATTAAGGGCAAGGAGCAGATTCGAGAACAGCTCCGTATGGGAATACCGTCGTTCAAGGACACCACTCTGTCGCAAGCGGATTCCAACAGCGGTCCAGATAAGGAGATGCTGCGGTCGCTCGGCTACCTCGAATGAGCGGTGAGGACCTCGGCGACGCGCTGAAAGGCGTGCTAGAAGGAGCCATCATTGTTCTCTTTGGGACCATTGTCGGTCGGGGTGCAGGGTTGTTGACTGAGGTGTGGGTCGTCCGACTCTTCTCACAGTCAGAGTATGGCCTATTCCGTCTCAGCATCCTCGTTACAACGCTCATAGCGTCGATCGCGACGCTGGGGTTCGTTACTGCCATCCCCAGACAACTTGGTGTTGAGCGAGGGGAAGGGACCACCAACCAAGTAAGACAGACTATTGGGGCCGCATTCATCGTCAGTAGTACTGCCTCGCTCTTTCTCGCCGTCCTGCTCTACCGATTTGCCTCGCAGGTTGCCGTGATGTTCGACACGCCGGCGCTGGCGGGGCTCTTACGGACGCTCGCCGTCGCGCTCCCAGTCGTCGTGTTGCTTGACCTTATCGTGGCCGTTTCCCGTGGGCTGGGGAACTCGAGACCGAAGCTCTACTTCCGGACATTGGTCCCGAAGTTCGGATTTCTCGCCGGGGTCGCAGTGGTCAACGTACTAGAGTATCCGTTTGAGACCATCGTCATCGCGTGGGTCGGCAGTCATGTCCTTGCAGTGGCCGCCTCGGTGGTGTATGCTCGTACCACGTTTGAACACCAGCCCTCGTGGCCCTCGGTCACCATCAGTCGCGATCTCGTTCGGTTCTCGTTCCCCCTCCTTGCTGTCTACATCATCAACTCCATTGGGTCCTGGATAGACACCTTTGTCGTAGGGTACCATGGGTCTGCCACTGTTGTCGGACTCTACAGCGCGACTGTCCTTCTTACACGGTTGATACCGATGGTTCTCGGGTCAGTCAGTTTTATGTACGTTCCCATAGCCTCAAAATTTCATGGGCGGAATGATCAGGAGACCGTTAGTATGATTTACACGACAATGACAAAGTGGATTACCGGATTAACCCTCCCAATCTTCCTGACATTCATCCTGTTCCCTGGCGACATACTCTCGGCCGTGTTCGGCCCAGAGTTCCGAAACGGTGCCACCGTTATGCAGTTGCTGGCAATCGGATTTATGACCCATACCTTACTTGGGACGAATGGTCAGTCATTGATTATGCTCGGACGACGGCGCTTTCTCGCACTGTCTCAAAGTGCTTCCGTTAGTATGAATCTTGCTTTGAGTTTTGCGCTTGTCCCGCTTATCGGTATCGAAGGCGCAGCTATAGGGTCAGCCGTTGCCTACACAATTACGAATGTAATCACTTCAATGTATTTGTACCACGTCGCTGGTTTACACCCCTTCTCATGGAACTACGTGATACCAGTCGGCATTACGATAGCTATCTTTAGTGGAATTGGTGTGCTTGTTTCTCCAACCACGCCACTCTCACTGGGTACGTTATTTTTGTTTGCAATGGCTATC containing:
- a CDS encoding sulfatase; this translates as MAKGNNILLVTIDSLRADAIYESDYDTPTYNTLAESGTVYERAFSQGPFTTFSMPSLFTSKYPSGLQYVEFSDKTVGVYINDEPTIPEVLRKQGYQTAGFHSNPLLSNLFGFDKGFDEFDARLPLSGLDRFSGRAKILTDKLLRVFRKHAYLPAEKLNQRAVEWLDGRDDDRPFFLWLHYMDVHGPYQAKSGNAYLNKYQGEHLWRKALKRPDEVTESEHEQLKKLYRIEVEYTDQCLGDLFNALRARSLFEETLTVVTADHGEQFYEHGRYSHPHQLYDELTHVPLILRDPGRRSTPCDRVTELVDVAPTLVEHAGGDVPASFSGRSLFADTSYAANKTDMPTPTDDETLPEFRSEPAAFSEADLTPAYNGSVRTNRWRYIRNETTDEELLFDHERNSDEQRDVLSDHPAVVDCLRDRLTAHTDAEGRSVGPDRDVTRRDIEDGEVQDRLEDLGYLG
- a CDS encoding glycosyltransferase family 4 protein; amino-acid sequence: MKVLYYGSTTQIHSGASQWMYRLADRVRDRGWESIAVLPNNDGIASWYQDAEIDLRFHRTEPLRAQRSFAGHLLYIWSTLLSVVSLTLLLRRENVDIIHVNEIRYPFGLLAGKLGGADTVCHVRACLQSKVVRVLLSWFVVLFADEIVCVSERTREVMFKEVGIESEKVNVVYDGLPSPERFDGRTDGTTFRKDIGINNSSFLALQVSKLTRNKGQDRMLDVADIMSDDVDMEIAIVGGSVEGYEDYEKELRKRTEKHSNVHMTGFYPDIVSAITAADVLVHIPRHDDPFPGVVLEGMVAGKPIVGSRSGGIPEQIVDGETGYLIPKTGSADTITNRLHTLVEDEERRRQMGEQAAQRAFSEFPVETHLKEITSTYDRAIV
- a CDS encoding sulfatase-like hydrolase/transferase, with translation MIDSLCDELQSLDIKNVFIYVGDAVRWDYLPDEVASAGTVVKTVASSIHSPPSFASLATGRYPPNHGVFSFSNQVNPDVPTIFDLKDYETRFLNSVREQSHDVDPIHSVLREQPPDVTTPFENISSPFVVMERGPGGHAPYGDFDGTAWEYFRARGGAPIECIRSEYRQAVEADATAFQQRLDDLADAGLTEDTLVIYTSDHGELLGEDGGLGHNAPMRPELVSVPTVFVHPDIGIGKVADQHFRHVDLLPTIMSVLSTSLNSELDGQAVTDGLSDDPGLTFYESSFLPDNIPFFDGNLHYEGAWDASGGYTFAKGGRSNRLAILFGKTVKSSKRSYLHRNINRATKSYWADEMCFGQPGFERDQALDHLRKVKERKVASTSVDLTGDAEDHLRDLGYL
- a CDS encoding sulfatase; the protein is MPSERPNILFVVLDTVRARSLSLYGASHNPDVTLSRLAADGDLYTTAIAPSAWTLPSHVSMFTGELPSEHGATGPAASLDPGGSLPQRLAAAGYQTFGASANPFIGSKNSFADAFDEFCHLIPTPTTRLFERGNDALDLARNIDATGLGKLPVAGRRIAATDAPIRTATNLLWYQLSRRQSSRERRNRALSGGTEITRELTQFFHRTDGPFFAFANYMEAHRPYCAPKSYIEQYYPDDIDIDPDDVDLDPWAHILGVDEHTAAEIRAAKALYTAAIAYLDDQIELLLDEMDNAGIRENTIVVVTSDHGEAFGERGRLDHNCLYQPVTHVPLIIDHPGRGHSETTRPVSLRSLYPTLLHAAGIDDADGSSLFAHEATKEPVVSQYLDLHVKYLDRRFETERVDPYRERLQSSFSSTHQLLVGERGTEELLSMNGRAKPIKGKEQIREQLRMGIPSFKDTTLSQADSNSGPDKEMLRSLGYLE
- a CDS encoding flippase, which translates into the protein MSGEDLGDALKGVLEGAIIVLFGTIVGRGAGLLTEVWVVRLFSQSEYGLFRLSILVTTLIASIATLGFVTAIPRQLGVERGEGTTNQVRQTIGAAFIVSSTASLFLAVLLYRFASQVAVMFDTPALAGLLRTLAVALPVVVLLDLIVAVSRGLGNSRPKLYFRTLVPKFGFLAGVAVVNVLEYPFETIVIAWVGSHVLAVAASVVYARTTFEHQPSWPSVTISRDLVRFSFPLLAVYIINSIGSWIDTFVVGYHGSATVVGLYSATVLLTRLIPMVLGSVSFMYVPIASKFHGRNDQETVSMIYTTMTKWITGLTLPIFLTFILFPGDILSAVFGPEFRNGATVMQLLAIGFMTHTLLGTNGQSLIMLGRRRFLALSQSASVSMNLALSFALVPLIGIEGAAIGSAVAYTITNVITSMYLYHVAGLHPFSWNYVIPVGITIAIFSGIGVLVSPTTPLSLGTLFLFAMAIGLAHASVYIVTRSVNEGELEMVRAVSSSLGLPVGPVVRILKWASKP